The region CCGCCGAGCGACGTTTCCCCTACATTAATATGTCTACGGTCTACCGGACGCTCGAATTCTTCCGCGATGAGGGCATCGTTACCGAGACGGATCTGGGCAACGGACGACGCCACTTCGCTTTGCTCTCAGACGATCCGCACCACCATCTGATCTGTCTTTCCTGCCAGGCCGTCGAGGAGATTGAGGACTCGTACTTCGACGGTCTGCGCCAGACGCTGCGTCAGCGCAACGGCTTCGAGCCACGCATCGACCATCTGGCGATCTTCGGCTACTGCCGTGGATGCGCCGCGACCGGTCATCGATCCTGATGTACGTCCTTGCGCTCGACATCGGCTCGTCGTCGGTGCGGGCCGCGCTGGTCGACCGCAGCGGCAGCATCGCGCCGGACACCCTGCAGCGCGCCGATCTCGTACTGGCTGCCGACCGGGACGGTGCCTCGACCGTCGATCTCAATCGCCTGCGCGATCTGGCCGAGCACGTCATCGACGCGGCCTTGCAGACGCCGGAGGCCCAGCAGGGCATCGCAGCCGTCGGCGTTAGCACCTTCTGGCACTCGCTGGTTGTACTCGACCGTGCAGGGCGTC is a window of Thermomicrobiales bacterium DNA encoding:
- a CDS encoding transcriptional repressor, which codes for MPQKSDTLLGLQTRLRQQGRRLTPQRLLILELLFSHGDHMTAEEIFTAAERRFPYINMSTVYRTLEFFRDEGIVTETDLGNGRRHFALLSDDPHHHLICLSCQAVEEIEDSYFDGLRQTLRQRNGFEPRIDHLAIFGYCRGCAATGHRS